Genomic DNA from Catenulispora sp. EB89:
TGACTGGAACAACGTCAGCGGCCGGTTCAACGATGTGCAGCCGTGGATCGGTGTCGGGGGTACGGGAGGGTGGAACGATCTGGACTCGATCGAGGTCGGGAACGGGTCGAATGACGGCCTGACCCTTGATGAGCGCAAGACGCAGCTGACGTTGTGGGCGATCGAGAACTCGAACCTGACGCTGGGTGTGGACCTGACCAACCTGGATTCCACTGACGTCGGTCTGCTGACCAACAGTGAAGTGCTGGCCGTTGACCAGGCCGGACATCCGGCGCGGGCGGTGGATCGTACGACGCAGCAGCAGGCCTGGTATGCGGCCAATGGGGACGGCAGCTACACGGTCGCGTTGTTCAACCTGTCGGGTTCGGCCGCTACGACGTCGGTGAACTGGAAGGACATCGGGTTCACCGGCTCCGCAGCCACGGTGCATGACGATTGGTCCCACTCCGACCTCGGCAGCTTCGCCACCGGCTACAGCGTTTCGCTGCCGGCTCATGGCGCGACGCTGCTGAAGGTGGTGCCGACCGGCTCGGTTGGCTACACGGCGATGTCGTACAACATCGTCAACGCCAACAGCGGACTGAACCTGGCGACGTCGGGTTCGTCGATCGTGCAGCAGAGTGCTGACAACGCGCTCGACCAGGAATGGCAGCTGGTGCCGGTCGGCGACGGCAGCTACAAGGTCCTGAACCGCACCAGTCACCAGCAGCTGGCCGTCCCGTCGGGCAGTCAGGGCGCGCAGCTGGTTCAGGCCGGCGACGACCATGCCGCCGACACGCAATGGCGCTTCGTCCCCACAGGTAGCGGCTCCTACACGCTGAAGTCCTCCTCCGACGGCCTGCTCGCCGACGTCTCCGGCGCCTCGACGAGCTCCGGCGCACCGGTGATCCAGTGGCCGTCCAACAGCGGCGCGAACCAGAAGTGGACGCTGGTCCCGGTGCCGGACGCGAACCAGGCGTACCGCGTCGAGAACCTGCTGACCGGCGGCCGGCTCGACGTGAACAACGACTCCACCGCCGACAGCGCGACGCTGCTGCAGTGGACCGACAACGGCCAGGCCGACCAGAAGTGGACGTTCGTGCGGCAGAGCAGCGGCGCGTACACGATCGTCAACGCCAACAGCGGCAAGCTCGTCAACATCCCGGGCCCGACCACCACCGCGGCCACGCAGCTGATCCAGTTCTCCGACGACGGCAACAGCAACTCCCGCTGGACCCTGGTCGACGACGGCCCCGGCGTCATCGGCCTGAAGAGCGTGTACGACGGGCAGATGGTCGACGTCTCCGGCGGGAGCACGAATGCCGGGGCGGCGGTGATCCAGTACCCGTCCAACGGTGGGCAGAACCAGGCGTGGACGTTGGTGCCGTGAGGTGAGGTGAGGTGAGGGGCGGCTGGGGCTGGGGCCGGTCTCGATTCGGTCCGGTCCCGGTCCCACCGCGCGCCCCGCACCTCCCGAGCCCCGCCGAATTATCCTTGGCGCATGGCCGTCCCCTCCCTGACCTCGTCCGCCCCGGCGGCGGGCCGGTGGAAGCGGACCCCCGGGGCCGTCGCGCGGATCGGGCGGCGGACCCTCGTGGAGTCGCTGTACCTGCTCACCGCGCCGTTCAGTGCGGTCGTCGGGCTCTACGCGGCGGTCCGTGGCGTGCGCGGGCGGCGGCCGGGGGCGTGGCTCGGCCTGGCGCACGCGGTCATGGCGCTGCCGGTCGTGTTCATCACCTCGGCGCTGACCGCGCTCTGGTGGTTCATCGCGCTCGCGACGCTGAGTTTTCCGATCCGCGTCCGCGAGACGCCCGGCGCGCTGCGTCCGATGACGCTCTACGCGGGCGGCGGGCAGTCGCACATTTCGCTGAGCCTGGGGCTGACCTCGCCGGGCGGCCGGCTCGCCTTCGCGCTCACGGTCGGCGTGGTCGGTCTGCTCACGCTGCCGGCGTTCACGCGCGTGTGCGTGGCCGTGCAGATCGGGCTCGGCGAGGCGCTGCTGTCCGACGTGTCGGCGCTGCACCGGCGGATCCGCGGCCTGGAGCGCGAGCGCGACACCGCGCGGGCACAGGCCGTGGCGGCGGTGACGGCGGAGGCCGAAGCCCTGCGGCGGCTGGAGCGCGACATCCACGACGGACCGCAGCAGCGGCTCGTGCGGCTGGCCCTGGAGCTCGGGCGCGCGCAGCACCACCTCGACCGCAAGCCGGACCTCGCGCGGCAGGCCCTGGGCGATGCGCTGGTGCAGGCGCAGGAGACGCTGGACGAGCTCCGCGCCCTCTCCCGCGGCATCGCCCCGCCGATCCTGGCCGACCGCGGGCTGCGCGAGGCGCTCGCGGCGATGGTGGCGTCCAGCGTCGTCGCGGCGGAGTTCGACACGGACGTCGCCGCCGGCTCGGCGCGGCCCCGGCTGGACGCGGCGGTCGAGACGGCGGCGTACTTCGTGGTCGCCGAGGCGCTGACGAACGTGGCGAAGCACAGCGGGGCGACGCGCTGCGTCGTCGGGATGCGGCACGAGGAGGGGACCCGGGTGCGGGTATGGGTGACCGATGACGGCGTCGGCGGCGCGGCGTTCGCCAAGGGGCACGGGCTGCGCGGGCTCGGCGACCGGGCCGGCGCGGTGGGCGGACGGCTGGACGTCGTGAGCCCGGCCGGTGGTCCGACGACGATCAGTGCGGAGCTGCCATGTCGGTGACTCCGGCGGGTCCTGGGCCTTCGGCGAATTCCGCGGCTTCGGCGAACGCCGCGACTTCAGCTGGCTCCGCGACGCACTCGCGTGACGCAGTCCCGGTCCGTCGCGCCCTGCGCATCGTCGTCGCCGACGACGCGGTCCTGCTGCGCGAGGGCCTGGTCCGGCTGCTCGCCGAGGACGGCCACGACGTGGTCGCCGCGGTCGGCGACGGCCCCTCGGCGGTCCAGGCCGTGCTCGCGCACCGCCCGGACGTGTCGATCGTCGACGTCCGCATGCCGCCGACGCACACCGACGAGGGCCTGCGTGCCGCGATCGCCGCGCGGGAGCAGCTGCCCGGCACCCCGATCCTGGTGCTGAGCCAGTACGTCGAGGTCTCCTACGTAGCCGACCTGCTCGCCGACGCCTCCGGCGGCGTCGGCTACCTGCTCAAGGACCGGGTCGCGAAGGTCGAGGAGTTCCTAGACGCCCTCGACCGCGTCGCGGCCGGCGCGACCGTGCTCGACCCGCAGGTCGTGGCGCGCCTGCTGGCCGCCCGCCAACGCCGCGACCCGCTCGCGTCGCTGACGGCGCGCGAGCGGGAGCTGCTGGGGCTGATGGCCGAGGGGTATTCGAACTCGGCCATCGCCAAGCGGGTGTCGCTGTCCGGCAGCGCGGTGGAGAAGCACATCGGGAACGTGTTCGTGAAGCTCGGGCTGCCGCCGGACGAGACGCAGCATCGTCGGGTGCGGGCCGTGCTGGCCTATCTCAGGGCTTGAACGGCTGCCGACGTATCGCGACGTACCGACTTACCGACCTACTACCGACTTACCGACTTACCAGCCGCCCTGGAACAGGCCCAGGAGCGCCGGCGCCGGGTCCGCGGTGGTGCCGGTGTTCGCCACGCATACGAGGAGCGTCGCGAGTGCGGTGACGGCCAGCAGGGTGCCGAGGGCGGCTAGGAGACGGCGCGTGCGGCGGTCGTCGGGGGAGCTGGTCTTGCCTATGGCGCGGAACCGCTTCCAGACCGTCACGCTCATCGCGATGATGACGAGCAGCACGATCGCGGTGAGGACGGCGATCACGGCGTGGTAGGCGCCGCAGTCGTCGACCAGGCGCACGACGATCGGCGAGTGGTGTGCGCCGGTGCTTGAGCTGGCGTGCGAGTAGCCGGTGAGGTCGGTCCTGATCTGCGCGAAGGCCGTGGACAGTCCGGCGTCGGAGGTGTGGAACGGCAGCAGCGTGATCGCCGAGGACAGGGGAGCGATCGAGCCCTGGATGTTGGCCATCAGTACCAGCGTGCTTCCCACTGTGAGCAGTGAGGCGAGTAGCCAGGCGGATGCGAGGCCGATCCGGGTAGCGGTCTTTTGCGCGCCGGCTCCCAGCAGGGCGCGCCAGAGCCGAACGGTGAGCATGATCGCCACGAGGAGTAGTAGCGCGGCGGCGACCGCCTTGACCACGTGGTACTGGCGCCAGTAGTCGACGACCCTCGCCATGTCCGGGGTGAACGTCCGCGAGCCGGCGTTCCAGTAGCCGACAAAGGCTGACTTCGCGGCGTTGTCGAGGG
This window encodes:
- a CDS encoding response regulator — translated: MRIVVADDAVLLREGLVRLLAEDGHDVVAAVGDGPSAVQAVLAHRPDVSIVDVRMPPTHTDEGLRAAIAAREQLPGTPILVLSQYVEVSYVADLLADASGGVGYLLKDRVAKVEEFLDALDRVAAGATVLDPQVVARLLAARQRRDPLASLTARERELLGLMAEGYSNSAIAKRVSLSGSAVEKHIGNVFVKLGLPPDETQHRRVRAVLAYLRA
- a CDS encoding alpha-galactosidase — its product is MHTASLTRPGPRRLLAVFVAAVLALFCYDGGESKAYAQSNGAAITPLMGWSSWSFLRNAPTEAKMKAQAQGMASSGLVAAGYKYVNLDDFWYLDPASTVDANGRWVTDSSKFPDGMANLGSYIHSLGEKFGMYLTPGIPVAAYNQNTPIAGTSFHARDIVSNTSSYETNYNFGSGRMYYIDYGKNPTAAQAFLNSWADQLVGYGIDYLKIDGVSPNDGDSQGVADVQHWSTALNQTGRTIHLELSNSLTTADAASWQQYSNGWRIDGDIECYCGSNSSFPLTDWNNVSGRFNDVQPWIGVGGTGGWNDLDSIEVGNGSNDGLTLDERKTQLTLWAIENSNLTLGVDLTNLDSTDVGLLTNSEVLAVDQAGHPARAVDRTTQQQAWYAANGDGSYTVALFNLSGSAATTSVNWKDIGFTGSAATVHDDWSHSDLGSFATGYSVSLPAHGATLLKVVPTGSVGYTAMSYNIVNANSGLNLATSGSSIVQQSADNALDQEWQLVPVGDGSYKVLNRTSHQQLAVPSGSQGAQLVQAGDDHAADTQWRFVPTGSGSYTLKSSSDGLLADVSGASTSSGAPVIQWPSNSGANQKWTLVPVPDANQAYRVENLLTGGRLDVNNDSTADSATLLQWTDNGQADQKWTFVRQSSGAYTIVNANSGKLVNIPGPTTTAATQLIQFSDDGNSNSRWTLVDDGPGVIGLKSVYDGQMVDVSGGSTNAGAAVIQYPSNGGQNQAWTLVP
- a CDS encoding histidine kinase, coding for MAVPSLTSSAPAAGRWKRTPGAVARIGRRTLVESLYLLTAPFSAVVGLYAAVRGVRGRRPGAWLGLAHAVMALPVVFITSALTALWWFIALATLSFPIRVRETPGALRPMTLYAGGGQSHISLSLGLTSPGGRLAFALTVGVVGLLTLPAFTRVCVAVQIGLGEALLSDVSALHRRIRGLERERDTARAQAVAAVTAEAEALRRLERDIHDGPQQRLVRLALELGRAQHHLDRKPDLARQALGDALVQAQETLDELRALSRGIAPPILADRGLREALAAMVASSVVAAEFDTDVAAGSARPRLDAAVETAAYFVVAEALTNVAKHSGATRCVVGMRHEEGTRVRVWVTDDGVGGAAFAKGHGLRGLGDRAGAVGGRLDVVSPAGGPTTISAELPCR